Proteins from one Mesotoga infera genomic window:
- the glnA gene encoding type I glutamate--ammonia ligase, producing MQESLMKYNGKIDFIDLKVVDINGRLRHVMLPGDRLDDSIFAEGIGFDASNFGYATVEDSDMIMVPDPDTAFVDPFYEATTLSFLCDVIKTSDGKPFMQYPRNVLKSAVGKLRTVGAAEALFGPELEFHIFEGVSYDVSASGAGYRVEVSEGYWNSGTLSKETRVDQKSGYHRCPPADSMAEFRNEVVLTLKKLGIPVKYHHHEVSSAQHEIEFLFQKAVSSADSIVISKYVLQNLAYRHGLTVTFMPKPLFAEAGNGMHVHQFLRDGSGRNLFSGDEYCGLSSMALSYTAGILFHSLSGSLLAFGNPSTNSYRRLVPGFEAPICAVFARGNRSAAVRIPGYVKDPAKARIEYRTLDASCNAYYGIAAMLCAGIDGVKEKMNPSEMGFGPIESNIYNLSEEEKKGIRFFPSDLKAAINGLAEDNDYLKGTFPEDLISRWTSLKEKEIKYVNSVPSPAEFKLYYDL from the coding sequence ATGCAGGAATCGCTAATGAAATACAACGGGAAAATCGATTTCATCGATCTGAAGGTTGTGGATATAAACGGAAGACTTCGACATGTAATGCTTCCGGGAGACCGCCTTGACGACAGCATCTTTGCAGAGGGAATCGGTTTCGACGCTTCGAACTTCGGTTATGCCACAGTGGAAGACAGCGATATGATAATGGTCCCCGATCCCGATACCGCTTTCGTCGATCCATTTTACGAAGCCACCACGCTCTCGTTTCTCTGTGATGTGATCAAGACAAGCGATGGGAAGCCCTTTATGCAGTATCCCAGGAATGTTCTCAAAAGCGCCGTCGGCAAACTCAGGACGGTAGGCGCAGCCGAGGCTCTCTTTGGACCCGAGCTCGAATTTCACATCTTTGAAGGCGTTTCTTACGACGTATCTGCCAGCGGCGCCGGATATAGAGTCGAGGTATCTGAAGGTTACTGGAATAGCGGGACTCTTTCTAAGGAGACGAGAGTCGATCAAAAATCCGGTTACCACCGGTGCCCTCCGGCCGACTCGATGGCGGAGTTCCGCAACGAGGTTGTCTTGACTCTGAAGAAACTGGGCATTCCCGTAAAGTACCACCACCACGAAGTCAGCAGCGCGCAGCACGAGATAGAGTTTCTCTTCCAGAAAGCAGTAAGCAGCGCAGATTCTATCGTGATCTCCAAGTATGTTTTGCAGAATCTCGCGTATCGCCATGGACTTACCGTGACATTTATGCCCAAACCACTCTTTGCTGAGGCCGGCAACGGTATGCACGTGCATCAGTTTCTTAGAGATGGTTCTGGAAGGAATCTGTTCAGCGGGGATGAATACTGTGGACTGAGTTCAATGGCCCTTTCCTACACGGCCGGGATACTGTTTCATTCTCTGTCCGGTTCTCTTCTGGCTTTCGGAAACCCTTCCACGAATTCGTACAGGCGACTCGTTCCCGGTTTTGAAGCGCCGATATGTGCCGTCTTCGCCAGGGGCAACAGGAGTGCCGCCGTCAGGATACCCGGATACGTCAAGGACCCTGCCAAGGCAAGGATCGAATACAGAACTCTTGATGCCAGCTGCAACGCCTATTATGGAATAGCTGCCATGCTTTGCGCAGGCATAGACGGCGTGAAAGAGAAGATGAATCCCTCGGAAATGGGCTTCGGTCCGATCGAATCGAATATCTACAATCTCTCCGAAGAGGAAAAGAAGGGCATAAGGTTCTTCCCGTCTGATTTGAAGGCGGCGATTAACGGGTTAGCCGAGGACAATGATTATCTTAAGGGTACTTTCCCGGAGGATCTGATCAGCAGATGGACGTCTCTGAAGGAAAAGGAGATCAAATACGTTAACAGTGTTCCCTCGCCAGCCGAGTTCAAGCTTTACTACGACCTTTAG
- a CDS encoding ABC transporter permease, translated as MGVFEYMSRNSEYILEKFLEHILLFLSSWSIAVVVGIAIGVFVTRPGKRKIGRIVLAVTGATQAVPSIAVIALVFLFMGIGATPAVFALFLYSLVPIVFNTASGLMSVSPKMKEAAKGMGMKDRQILWKVEFPVTIPTMLSGIRSSATINIGTAAIAASIGAGGLGEIIFTGLRMSRGPMIIAGAIPVTILAIAVDIVLGLSEKAITSKGLRV; from the coding sequence ATGGGCGTATTCGAATATATGTCAAGAAACTCCGAATATATACTGGAAAAATTTCTGGAGCACATCTTATTATTTTTATCTTCCTGGAGTATAGCCGTTGTAGTCGGTATAGCAATCGGAGTCTTTGTTACAAGACCCGGAAAGAGGAAGATCGGCAGAATTGTGCTTGCAGTGACAGGGGCAACTCAGGCCGTTCCCAGTATCGCAGTAATTGCCCTGGTCTTCCTGTTCATGGGAATTGGCGCAACACCCGCTGTCTTTGCGCTCTTTCTATACAGTCTAGTTCCGATAGTCTTCAATACCGCTTCGGGCTTGATGAGTGTATCACCGAAGATGAAAGAGGCCGCCAAAGGAATGGGCATGAAGGACAGGCAAATACTCTGGAAGGTTGAGTTTCCAGTAACTATTCCAACAATGCTATCGGGAATCAGGAGTTCTGCGACGATAAATATTGGTACGGCTGCTATTGCGGCTTCAATTGGAGCCGGTGGACTCGGGGAGATTATTTTCACAGGGCTTCGAATGAGTAGGGGTCCGATGATAATCGCCGGAGCCATTCCCGTAACGATACTGGCAATAGCGGTTGACATAGTCCTCGGTCTTTCTGAAAAAGCGATAACTTCGAAAGGCCTCAGAGTATAG
- a CDS encoding xylulokinase, which translates to MYLGVDMGTSSIKATLLDERGAIVERSRVESTVISPEEGFFEVEAEKNWWLGFRKVLGSICRDIDVKRIEALCISSVCGTFVPVDNELKPLYNAILYGIDTRATNQIERLNRFFGNEYLKNHLGGEFTTHSVIPKILWLKENRPETYEKTFRFVESNNFVSGRLTGKTTWDFPTAAGTRLLDFESRDLPKEIIRKAGLDENKFPRLSWPLSIIGRVDASSSEETGLSNGIPVVTGACDINGEAMACGGINPGDLVVVFGSTTSMLLTTGELHLLDGFTPGASILEGTYRLGAATSSGGRFVGWIKELLHSEIGGDRDEGPTGIIILPYIDGARAPYDNPSARGVIFGLQKTDDRNKLFKASLESLGYEIDLLLRRLKTVSHVPNKIHVLGGMTASRLLLQIVANITGRELYVYRDIDASYGDAIMAMTAYHAYSDITELDSIKEQRNNSTKIVPDQELHSKYRVLSQKYEALYSSIKDIF; encoded by the coding sequence TTGTATCTTGGCGTGGACATGGGGACTTCTTCAATAAAGGCGACTTTGCTGGATGAAAGGGGAGCTATTGTAGAAAGATCTAGGGTTGAGAGTACCGTTATAAGCCCAGAAGAGGGCTTCTTTGAAGTAGAGGCAGAAAAGAACTGGTGGTTAGGTTTCAGGAAGGTTCTAGGATCTATCTGTCGAGACATCGATGTGAAGAGAATCGAAGCTCTCTGCATTAGTTCAGTGTGCGGAACATTTGTCCCTGTAGATAATGAACTGAAGCCTTTATACAATGCTATCCTTTACGGTATAGATACAAGAGCGACAAATCAGATTGAAAGGCTAAACAGGTTTTTCGGAAATGAATACCTCAAGAATCATCTTGGAGGAGAATTCACAACTCACTCAGTAATTCCAAAAATCCTTTGGTTAAAAGAGAATAGACCTGAAACCTACGAAAAGACTTTTCGATTCGTTGAAAGCAACAACTTTGTCTCTGGACGTTTGACAGGGAAGACAACGTGGGATTTTCCGACTGCTGCGGGAACAAGATTGCTTGATTTTGAAAGCCGTGATTTACCCAAGGAAATCATTAGAAAGGCGGGTCTCGATGAAAACAAGTTTCCAAGACTTTCGTGGCCCCTCAGTATTATTGGCAGGGTAGACGCTTCATCATCAGAGGAAACTGGTTTGAGTAATGGAATCCCGGTCGTTACCGGTGCCTGCGACATCAATGGAGAGGCGATGGCATGCGGCGGTATAAATCCCGGTGATTTGGTCGTTGTTTTCGGATCTACTACGAGCATGCTACTTACTACCGGCGAACTTCATCTTCTTGATGGCTTTACTCCTGGAGCGTCGATTCTGGAAGGCACATATAGGCTTGGTGCAGCCACTTCCTCTGGAGGTCGTTTCGTTGGATGGATTAAGGAACTGCTCCATTCGGAAATCGGTGGAGATAGAGATGAAGGTCCGACGGGAATCATAATTCTGCCATACATTGATGGCGCCAGGGCTCCATACGATAATCCTTCCGCCAGGGGTGTCATTTTTGGACTACAGAAGACCGACGACAGAAATAAGCTCTTCAAGGCTTCTCTGGAAAGTCTTGGGTATGAGATTGATCTTCTTCTCAGGAGACTGAAAACAGTGTCACATGTTCCAAATAAGATACATGTGCTTGGAGGAATGACTGCAAGCAGACTTCTTCTTCAGATTGTTGCAAACATCACCGGAAGAGAGCTATACGTCTATAGGGACATAGACGCATCATATGGAGACGCAATAATGGCGATGACAGCTTATCATGCTTATTCTGACATAACTGAATTAGATTCAATTAAAGAGCAGAGGAATAACTCCACTAAGATTGTACCAGATCAAGAACTGCACTCGAAATACAGAGTTCTGTCACAAAAATATGAAGCTCTCTACTCTTCGATAAAAGACATCTTCTAA
- a CDS encoding MrcB family domain-containing protein, which yields MQEAINRILDRYLVEKKKSFANNKLADYLRGHASETVQKVVDSKYPGQFKVSASAGQGRWAEIPWIGVFDKEITESPMRGYFVMYFFRSDMSRVFLSLNQGWMFFRDTYGLELAKEKISTAARAYRKLLGPIGQFGYESISLGTERELGTGYELGHICGKRYERGAVPDDETLRRDLLDIVDIYRRLKTIIGTEAIEERVKAIIVEQEKIPDISGEEILEIPEKIDLESVTEVVAGESKFIDRVGDDLNTREVSERAKLSGVETEKYLSALEKAGFFSSEIVDGERFYPVESPALVAKLAAFSGQGFSIEEAIEIIKGGGAIEAKKLKDLERKVEKLSNNVDSLSAQIQGYLSKVNQQTERKGFCYHFKAAFKSLGKKKS from the coding sequence ATGCAGGAAGCCATTAACAGGATTCTTGACAGGTATCTTGTTGAGAAGAAAAAAAGTTTTGCAAACAACAAACTGGCAGACTATTTGAGGGGGCATGCCAGCGAAACGGTTCAAAAAGTCGTCGATTCGAAGTACCCGGGTCAGTTCAAAGTATCGGCTTCCGCCGGTCAGGGTAGATGGGCGGAGATTCCCTGGATAGGGGTATTCGATAAAGAGATCACCGAATCTCCTATGCGAGGCTATTTTGTGATGTACTTTTTCAGGTCGGATATGTCCAGAGTATTCCTTTCTCTCAATCAGGGCTGGATGTTTTTCAGAGATACTTATGGATTGGAGCTGGCCAAGGAGAAGATATCCACCGCGGCGAGGGCTTACAGAAAGCTGCTCGGACCCATCGGTCAGTTCGGCTATGAGAGCATATCGCTCGGAACGGAGAGAGAGCTTGGAACCGGGTACGAGTTGGGCCACATCTGCGGTAAGAGATACGAAAGGGGAGCGGTTCCCGACGATGAGACACTGAGAAGAGACCTGTTGGATATCGTGGATATTTACAGAAGGCTGAAAACGATTATCGGTACTGAAGCGATCGAAGAGAGAGTCAAGGCGATAATAGTCGAACAGGAGAAGATTCCGGATATTTCAGGTGAAGAGATTCTGGAAATTCCCGAAAAGATCGATTTAGAGTCAGTTACAGAGGTTGTTGCTGGAGAGTCAAAATTCATTGACAGGGTCGGTGATGACTTGAACACTCGTGAGGTAAGCGAGAGGGCAAAACTGTCCGGTGTAGAAACGGAGAAGTATCTTTCCGCGCTTGAGAAAGCGGGCTTTTTTTCATCTGAAATCGTCGATGGCGAGCGGTTTTATCCGGTCGAGAGTCCGGCGTTGGTCGCAAAGTTGGCGGCCTTTTCCGGTCAGGGCTTTTCGATCGAAGAGGCCATCGAAATTATCAAAGGCGGAGGCGCGATAGAGGCGAAAAAGCTGAAGGACCTGGAAAGAAAGGTTGAGAAGCTGTCAAACAACGTCGATTCTCTCTCCGCCCAGATTCAGGGATACTTAAGCAAGGTCAATCAGCAAACGGAAAGGAAAGGTTTCTGCTACCATTTCAAAGCGGCTTTCAAGAGCCTGGGAAAAAAGAAAAGCTGA
- a CDS encoding ABC transporter substrate-binding protein, which produces MRKVLLITTIILVIAAISFGQTRLNVGAKNFTEQYIASSMISLLLEDAGFRVTETFGMSSFVARNALITGQIDLYADYTGTAWPTYLGHEVMIKDPIELYEAVKAEDLENGIVWLDMAGFNNTYALAVTREYATEHGLKTLEDLAELTHEKSDLLFGVVYEFLERDDGFWPMSEMYGFNVKRNQVKTMEIGLTYEALAKKQIDVAMVFSTDGKLEKYGLLVLEDTKNFFPFYNLAVTVRKDVLDRNPEIADILRPLSVYLTEPIMIRLNYLVDAEGLEPDEVARNFLKGLGLIK; this is translated from the coding sequence TTGAGAAAGGTACTGTTAATCACGACGATAATTTTAGTCATCGCAGCTATTTCATTTGGTCAGACGAGACTGAATGTGGGCGCGAAGAACTTTACCGAGCAGTATATTGCCAGTAGCATGATATCACTGCTTTTAGAGGATGCCGGGTTCAGAGTCACAGAGACCTTCGGCATGAGCTCGTTCGTTGCCAGAAACGCTTTGATAACCGGTCAGATCGATCTGTACGCAGACTATACGGGAACTGCCTGGCCGACATATCTTGGCCACGAAGTGATGATAAAGGATCCGATAGAGCTGTATGAAGCAGTCAAGGCGGAAGATCTCGAAAACGGCATAGTATGGCTCGATATGGCCGGCTTCAACAATACGTACGCCCTTGCGGTAACAAGGGAATACGCCACCGAGCACGGGCTCAAAACACTTGAAGATCTTGCCGAACTCACTCACGAGAAGTCCGATCTCCTCTTTGGAGTAGTCTACGAATTTCTTGAAAGAGACGACGGTTTCTGGCCAATGAGCGAAATGTACGGGTTCAACGTGAAAAGAAATCAGGTAAAGACGATGGAAATCGGCTTAACGTATGAAGCGCTTGCAAAGAAGCAGATCGATGTTGCCATGGTCTTTTCGACGGACGGAAAGCTCGAGAAGTATGGGCTTTTGGTGCTGGAAGATACAAAGAACTTCTTTCCATTCTATAATTTGGCTGTAACGGTAAGAAAAGACGTGCTCGACAGGAACCCGGAAATCGCGGATATACTGAGACCACTTTCAGTCTATTTAACTGAACCGATAATGATAAGGCTTAATTACCTTGTCGATGCCGAAGGTCTTGAACCCGATGAAGTCGCCCGAAACTTTCTGAAGGGTCTCGGTTTGATTAAGTAA
- a CDS encoding DedA family protein, producing the protein MMERALELISEYGYLLVFFGTVIDQSGIPVFIVAGGIFVAAGLLGFLQVVSLSILALVVTDIPFIFIGRYLSGRLVGNYSTGKSVRWLKNFMIAGTAIFLKSPALFYLFSKVMIPVIGKYVPVFAGFSGSRKIRAILLFSLGDVIYALVFTIGGVYLGDIFIKHSRMLAILIALIFAVFYLLAARIYGKSIKSRMGKERSDYR; encoded by the coding sequence TTGATGGAACGCGCCCTGGAACTCATAAGCGAGTACGGCTATCTGCTCGTCTTTTTTGGAACCGTAATCGACCAGTCAGGGATACCGGTTTTCATCGTCGCCGGAGGCATCTTCGTGGCGGCAGGGCTGCTCGGTTTCTTACAGGTCGTATCGCTCTCGATTCTTGCGCTGGTCGTAACGGACATACCCTTCATCTTCATTGGCCGGTACCTTTCCGGGCGATTGGTGGGAAATTACTCCACCGGAAAGAGCGTAAGGTGGCTGAAGAACTTCATGATAGCCGGAACGGCTATCTTTCTGAAATCTCCGGCGCTTTTCTATCTCTTCTCGAAAGTGATGATACCGGTTATCGGAAAGTACGTGCCTGTTTTTGCCGGCTTCAGCGGCTCCCGCAAAATCAGGGCCATATTACTCTTCTCGCTGGGAGATGTCATATACGCGCTAGTCTTCACGATCGGCGGAGTCTATCTGGGTGATATCTTCATAAAGCATTCCAGAATGTTGGCCATTCTGATTGCCCTCATTTTCGCGGTTTTCTACCTGCTTGCGGCAAGGATATACGGAAAGAGTATAAAGAGCCGAATGGGCAAAGAAAGGAGTGACTATCGTTGA
- a CDS encoding betaine/proline/choline family ABC transporter ATP-binding protein (Members of the family are the ATP-binding subunit of ABC transporters for substrates such as betaine, L-proline or other amino acids, choline, carnitine, etc. The substrate specificity is best determined from the substrate-binding subunit, rather than this subunit, as it interacts with the permease subunit and not with substrate directly.), producing MSIEFRKVSKEYESGFRAVDNLDITFEDKKLTILIGPSGCGKTTTLKMINRLIEPTSGEILIDGVSQKDIDPIVLRRQIGYVIQEIGLFPHMSVFDNIAVVPRLLRWDESRIKEHIYELLDLVNLEPEEFAEKYPAQLSGGQRQRVGVARGLASDPKIVLMDEPFGAIDPINREKLQDGFLEIQSKIEKTIVFVTHDIREAIKLGDKIAILDEGKLVQYADTMEVINEPANEFVEDLLGADRALKGLELLRVKDNYITDITKIVYGQNGITVGEAVKTLKETERKYSFIVDSKGKLKGYVLLKSLLKKPEDTKLGGELIRKIETIQPHSTLMEAMSLMMSSGLSSLPVIDDRNTLLGILRFRDLTKIVSSYSSVAEE from the coding sequence GTGTCGATAGAATTCAGGAAAGTTTCCAAAGAATATGAGAGCGGATTTAGGGCTGTTGATAACCTTGATATCACTTTTGAAGACAAGAAACTAACAATACTTATCGGTCCATCCGGGTGTGGCAAAACCACGACTTTGAAGATGATAAACAGATTGATCGAGCCCACAAGTGGCGAGATTTTGATTGATGGGGTCTCTCAGAAAGACATCGATCCAATTGTTTTGAGAAGGCAGATAGGCTATGTAATACAGGAAATCGGACTCTTTCCGCATATGAGCGTATTCGACAATATCGCCGTCGTTCCAAGATTGTTGAGGTGGGACGAATCCAGGATAAAGGAACACATATATGAGCTGCTAGATCTGGTCAATCTTGAACCGGAAGAGTTTGCAGAAAAGTATCCCGCCCAGCTGTCTGGTGGACAGAGGCAAAGGGTCGGAGTTGCGAGGGGATTGGCGTCCGATCCGAAGATTGTACTCATGGATGAGCCTTTCGGGGCGATTGACCCGATAAACAGAGAGAAGCTGCAGGATGGATTCCTGGAGATACAGTCAAAAATCGAAAAGACGATCGTGTTTGTCACTCACGATATACGGGAGGCAATAAAACTCGGAGACAAAATCGCGATACTCGATGAAGGCAAGCTTGTACAGTATGCCGACACAATGGAAGTGATCAATGAGCCGGCAAATGAGTTTGTCGAAGATCTTTTGGGTGCCGATAGGGCTCTTAAAGGCCTTGAATTGCTCAGAGTAAAAGACAACTACATCACAGATATCACTAAAATCGTCTACGGGCAAAACGGAATAACCGTTGGCGAAGCAGTGAAAACTCTTAAAGAAACTGAGAGAAAGTACTCTTTTATTGTCGATAGTAAGGGAAAACTAAAGGGTTATGTGTTGCTGAAATCCCTGCTAAAAAAACCAGAAGATACGAAACTGGGCGGCGAGTTGATCAGGAAGATCGAGACGATACAACCCCATTCCACGCTTATGGAAGCGATGTCGCTCATGATGAGCAGCGGACTCTCATCGTTACCCGTGATTGACGACAGGAACACTCTGCTTGGCATCCTTCGGTTCAGGGATCTGACAAAAATCGTCAGTTCATACAGTTCCGTCGCGGAGGAGTGA
- a CDS encoding ABC transporter permease, giving the protein MGFFEYLFENYDLAIVELLNHLKIIAIALPIAIGVGVPIGIFVSRNKRLAGITLYLASVLMTVPSLALFGIMVVLLAPLKAGIGVIPAVIALVIYSLLPVIRNTVVAVGSVDRRMIEAARGMGMTNRQILFRISLPLTIPTIMAGVRNAAVMGVSVATIAYLIGARGLGYFIFAGLGRSRFGMIMLGAIMVSALGIGMNYGLLWLEEAITPKGLKIERGK; this is encoded by the coding sequence ATGGGCTTTTTTGAATACTTGTTCGAGAATTACGACCTCGCAATTGTTGAACTGCTGAATCATCTGAAGATAATAGCTATTGCGCTTCCGATAGCGATAGGTGTCGGTGTTCCCATTGGCATATTTGTATCAAGAAACAAGAGGTTAGCTGGAATAACTCTATATTTGGCCAGTGTGTTAATGACTGTTCCCAGCCTTGCGCTTTTTGGCATCATGGTTGTCTTGCTTGCGCCTCTAAAGGCCGGTATAGGAGTAATCCCAGCCGTGATCGCTCTTGTCATCTATTCACTGCTTCCGGTAATCAGAAATACCGTGGTGGCCGTTGGTTCGGTAGACAGAAGAATGATCGAAGCGGCCAGAGGAATGGGAATGACAAACAGGCAGATACTTTTCAGGATAAGTCTGCCGCTCACCATACCTACTATTATGGCCGGAGTCAGAAATGCCGCGGTAATGGGAGTTAGCGTTGCAACGATCGCTTATCTTATAGGCGCCAGAGGACTCGGTTACTTCATTTTCGCCGGTCTTGGAAGGTCAAGATTCGGCATGATCATGCTCGGGGCAATCATGGTCTCCGCGCTGGGGATAGGGATGAATTATGGGCTTCTTTGGCTGGAAGAGGCCATTACGCCAAAGGGATTGAAAATTGAACGCGGAAAGTAG
- a CDS encoding TPR end-of-group domain-containing protein, which produces MKGNFYDYQKNFFEAYNGGRLEEALKIVQEADSIFPDKACKTKYWKACMQGLLGRNEQAVEALEELAASDQWIDAGLLEKEEDLKALRGTSRFEKVVEVLKERGDKAKKASKPVLLEFAPEKSDGVLFALHMKMTGAGEISEYFRETVPTLNKSFVAIQSSQTVGTGLYCWDDMELAKKETSSLIKAYLAKRGFTENDTVIAGASQGGRLAFELVLERILIPRMAIIVVGAFREVEKYREKIGSFPGLCALRFIVGARDPFANETVKLHEMAREKGANSQLKIYENMGHNFPVDFDEYLRKTL; this is translated from the coding sequence TTGAAAGGCAACTTCTACGATTACCAGAAGAACTTCTTCGAAGCTTATAACGGGGGAAGGCTCGAAGAGGCACTGAAAATAGTGCAAGAGGCCGATTCGATCTTTCCCGACAAAGCATGCAAAACCAAATACTGGAAGGCCTGCATGCAGGGATTACTGGGCAGGAACGAACAGGCCGTGGAAGCTCTGGAGGAGCTCGCCGCTTCCGACCAGTGGATAGATGCCGGACTGCTGGAAAAAGAAGAGGATCTGAAAGCGTTGCGGGGTACGTCCCGGTTCGAAAAAGTCGTAGAAGTCCTGAAGGAACGCGGGGATAAAGCCAAAAAAGCCAGCAAACCGGTCCTGCTGGAATTCGCGCCGGAAAAGTCTGACGGCGTGCTCTTCGCCCTTCACATGAAGATGACCGGCGCCGGGGAGATCTCGGAATACTTCAGAGAAACCGTTCCCACACTGAATAAAAGCTTCGTAGCAATACAGTCCTCTCAAACCGTGGGCACGGGACTCTACTGCTGGGACGACATGGAGCTGGCAAAGAAAGAAACCTCCAGCCTGATAAAGGCCTATCTGGCCAAAAGAGGCTTTACCGAAAACGACACCGTCATCGCCGGCGCGTCGCAGGGAGGAAGACTGGCCTTCGAACTGGTCCTGGAAAGGATTCTAATCCCGCGCATGGCGATAATCGTGGTGGGCGCCTTCAGGGAAGTCGAAAAGTACAGAGAAAAGATAGGGAGCTTTCCCGGGCTATGCGCTTTGAGATTCATCGTCGGAGCCAGAGACCCCTTCGCGAATGAAACTGTGAAACTGCACGAAATGGCCAGAGAAAAAGGAGCCAATTCACAACTGAAGATCTACGAAAATATGGGCCACAACTTTCCGGTTGACTTCGACGAATACCTCAGAAAGACGCTTTGA
- a CDS encoding bifunctional metallophosphatase/5'-nucleotidase yields the protein MRSKLLILAIILLCVLSFSTTIKMYHVTDYHSHAIPFYSEGQHGFGGIARIITYLREKSVDESTLVFCGGDMINLGTPAWSDKFHAIELPWFNNIFDAMAFGNHDSEYGPEDFQVVWRQLTYPILGGNVLDANGSPVFEYLGKRYLVFEVEGKRIGVFALAGSDYSGLVKPAARPVEGATFGDFMVTATEIVEEMKAEEVDLIVFIGHAEYEETLEMARKVEGIDLIFGTHSHLKIPLTKIDGTDTYFISPYQYGTYVSEVVVYFGADGKKSISGSLVPMDSSLPEDPIVAGKVERLQSELESDPAFAYLFEWIGEVETELSVANVNTGESVLGNFVMDVIREASGADVALSTSSSFRASIAPGSIVYEDLKNALPYVNIIYVYEVKGDTLEKILNHSISQSGTGFFSQVSGVRFVISNGKATAVEVQADTECPDSFEPLNLEKTYLVATTNYQGLFAPGYKDLFAGLKYTDTGLDVQKLVKEYMQNNSPVRAALDGRIIK from the coding sequence ATGAGATCTAAATTACTGATTCTCGCAATTATACTCCTTTGCGTTCTGTCGTTCTCTACTACCATTAAGATGTATCATGTCACTGACTACCATTCTCATGCGATTCCCTTCTACTCTGAAGGACAGCATGGATTTGGTGGAATCGCCAGGATCATAACTTACCTGAGAGAAAAGTCTGTGGACGAAAGCACGCTTGTGTTTTGCGGTGGAGATATGATAAACCTCGGAACCCCTGCGTGGTCCGACAAATTTCACGCGATAGAGCTGCCGTGGTTCAACAATATCTTCGACGCAATGGCTTTCGGAAATCACGATTCTGAGTATGGCCCGGAGGACTTCCAAGTAGTGTGGAGGCAATTGACGTATCCGATTCTTGGGGGAAATGTTCTGGATGCAAATGGTTCGCCTGTTTTCGAGTACCTCGGTAAGCGGTATCTTGTTTTTGAAGTTGAAGGAAAGAGGATCGGCGTCTTCGCGCTGGCCGGCTCCGATTATAGCGGCCTTGTGAAACCCGCCGCCAGGCCCGTTGAGGGAGCCACATTTGGAGATTTCATGGTGACAGCCACCGAGATTGTCGAAGAGATGAAAGCCGAAGAAGTAGATTTGATTGTATTTATAGGGCATGCCGAATATGAAGAGACACTCGAAATGGCGAGAAAGGTAGAAGGAATAGACCTGATTTTCGGTACGCACAGTCATCTAAAGATCCCTCTCACAAAGATCGATGGAACGGATACGTACTTCATCTCTCCTTACCAATACGGAACATATGTTTCGGAGGTAGTGGTTTACTTTGGAGCGGATGGCAAGAAGAGTATCTCGGGTTCACTTGTTCCAATGGATTCTTCCCTGCCTGAAGATCCAATTGTTGCCGGTAAAGTTGAAAGGCTTCAGTCGGAACTGGAAAGTGATCCGGCATTTGCCTACCTGTTCGAGTGGATAGGTGAAGTCGAGACCGAGCTGTCAGTTGCTAACGTCAATACGGGAGAATCGGTGTTGGGCAATTTCGTGATGGATGTCATAAGGGAGGCATCGGGAGCGGACGTGGCCCTTTCGACTTCGAGCAGTTTCAGAGCATCAATCGCTCCAGGATCCATCGTTTATGAGGATCTTAAGAACGCCCTTCCCTACGTCAATATAATCTATGTCTATGAAGTCAAAGGAGACACGCTTGAGAAGATTCTCAATCACTCGATAAGCCAGAGCGGCACCGGATTCTTCTCACAGGTCTCTGGAGTGCGTTTCGTGATAAGCAATGGAAAGGCCACGGCGGTTGAAGTTCAGGCAGATACGGAATGCCCGGACAGCTTCGAGCCTCTGAATCTTGAGAAGACCTACCTGGTCGCCACAACCAATTACCAGGGACTTTTCGCTCCGGGTTATAAAGACCTGTTTGCAGGCTTAAAATACACCGATACGGGATTGGATGTCCAGAAACTTGTCAAAGAGTACATGCAGAACAACAGTCCTGTTCGTGCGGCGCTCGACGGGAGAATAATTAAATAG